Proteins encoded together in one Mugil cephalus isolate CIBA_MC_2020 chromosome 16, CIBA_Mcephalus_1.1, whole genome shotgun sequence window:
- the LOC125022496 gene encoding hyaluronan-binding protein 2-like produces the protein MTGVSNMLVAGTLLLFLSALTVHGNNLTSEITFIDYVDYPTDPPSISNSENAWMVLLQNESNFCDPNPCLNGGSCTSSDMDFTCSCPEPYMGRTCQTLRNVCENVICGYGDCVVNVTREPYYECKCRPPFQGPNCKIRPSSPCEPNPCQNGGSCIKRTRRFGCACPSGYTGKFCHIAPTDCYEGNGETYKGVVSMTEEGEECLHWRSYFIVLNGEDPFVTYSHFPSLDANFCRNPDADYKPWCFVKRQNNLDYGFCQVRRCTEDAPPTEVSPQTPETNPMPFTQCGKPQPRVNRIFGGSKSFAGTHPWQVSLLMRTKGSSENFTHMCGGILITSCWVLTAAHCISKTEEIQVKLGGVNLEVEEEMDQTIPVIETIRHEKYLHTSEALYSDIALLRLNTTDGSYCARENRFVKAACLPDQMFSPGKECVISGWGATETQKISNHLLSARVFLISDERCKAPHIYGDLLDDSMFCAGIMQGGVDSCQGDSGGPLVCEHNGTHYVVGVVSWGQGCGITDKPGVYSNVYEFVDWIYSKINGTLRN, from the exons ATGACAGGAGTTAGCAACATGCTGGTTGCAGGGAccctgctgcttttcctcaGTGCGCTAACCGTTCACGGAAACAACCTCACC tcGGAAATCACAT TTATCGACTATGTTGACTACCCTACTGATCCACCTAGTATTTCTAACTCTGAGAACGCCTGGATGGTTTTGCTCCAGAATGAGTCCA ATTTTTGTGATCCAAACCCTTGCCTCAACGGTGGCTCCTGCACAAGCTCTGATATGGACTTCACATGCTCATGTCCTGAGCCGTACATGGGCAGAACCTGCCAGACAT TGAGAAACGTTTGCGAGAACGTCATATGTGGATATGGAGACTGCGTCGTCAACGTGACGAGGGAACCGTACTACGAGTGCAAATGCAGACCTCCGTTCCAGGGCCCAAACTGCAAGATAC GGCCATCGTCTCCCTGTGAACCAAACCCCTGTCAAAACGGAGGCTCCTGCATCAAAAGGACGCGACGCTTTGGCTGCGCATGTCCAAGCGGGTACACTGGGAAGTTCTGTCATATCG CTCCTACTGACTGCTACGAGGGAAATGGAGAGACGTACAAGGGTGTGGTCAGTATGACTGAAGAAGGGGAGGAGTGTCTGCACTGGCGATCCTATTTCATTGTGCTCAACGGGGAAGATCCGTTTGTTACATACTCACATTTCCCATCCCTGGATGCTAACTTCTGCag GAACCCAGATGCAGATTACAAGCCTTGGTGTTttgttaaaagacaaaacaatctAGATTATGGCTTCTGCCAAGTCAGGCGGTGCACTGAAG ACGCTCCTCCCACGGAAGTTTCACCACAGACACCAGAGACAAATCCTATGCCGTTCACCCAGTGCGGAAAACCCCAGCCTCGCGTTAACAGGATTTTTGGGGGCAGCAAGTCTTTTGCAGGAACCCACCCGTGGCAGGTGTCCTTGCTAATGAGAACCAAGGGCTCATCTGAGAACTTTACCCACATGTGTGGCGGCATCTTAATCACATCCTGCTGGGTCCTCACTGCAGCCCACTGCAT ttccAAAACTGAGGAAATCCAAGTGAAGTTGGGAGGAGTTAACttggaggtagaggaggaaaTGGACCAGACCATCCCAGTGATAGAAACCATTCGTCATGAGAAGTACCTGCACACGTCTGAAGCTCTTTACAGCGACATCG CTCTGCTTAGACTCAACACCACGGATGGCTCCTACTGCGCTCGTGAAAATCGCTTTGTGAAGGCAGCGTGCCTACCAGATCAGATGTTCTCACCTGGAAAGGAATGTGTAATCTCTGGATGGGGAGCCACGGAGACCC AGAAGATCAGCAATCACCTGCTGAGCGCTCGTGTTTTCCTGATCTCCGATGAGCGGTGCAAGGCTCCTCACATCTACGGAGATCTGCTGGACGACAGCATGTTTTGTGCCGGGATCATGCAGGGGGGCGTCGACTCCTGCCag GGTGATTCTGGAGGCCCGTTGGTGTGTGAGCACAACGGGACACATTACGTCGTCGGCGTGGTGAGTTGGGGTCAAGGATGCGGCATAACAGACAAGCCTGGTGTCTACTCCAATGTGTACGAATTCGTCGACTGGATCTACAGCAAGATCAATGGAACACTGCGCAACTAG